The following are encoded in a window of Methanobrevibacter ruminantium M1 genomic DNA:
- a CDS encoding translation initiation factor IF-6 translates to MLKRINLTGNPNLGVYISVNDEIAIVPFNVPVEMESVIKETLEVDIIKTSIAGSNLNGVLATGNSNGFLVSPFTYDREIELLESAGINVAKLPGKYTAIGNIIAVNDYGALAGPNIGEETIKVIEDTLKVPVKIYPFADTKIVGSASIVTNKGALLHRDTISEEIDFIEDFFKVEANIGTVCKGMPLVGACGIANSQGVMVGESTTGPEMARIEESLGFLDFGNF, encoded by the coding sequence ATGCTGAAAAGAATTAATTTAACCGGAAACCCTAATTTAGGTGTTTACATATCTGTTAATGATGAAATAGCTATTGTTCCTTTTAATGTTCCTGTTGAAATGGAATCTGTTATTAAAGAGACCTTAGAAGTCGACATCATTAAGACTTCCATTGCAGGCTCTAACCTAAACGGTGTTTTAGCAACAGGAAATTCTAATGGATTTTTAGTTTCTCCCTTTACATATGACAGAGAAATTGAACTATTGGAATCTGCAGGCATAAATGTTGCAAAGCTTCCAGGCAAATACACTGCCATTGGAAACATAATTGCTGTAAATGATTATGGTGCCCTTGCAGGTCCTAATATTGGGGAAGAAACAATCAAGGTTATTGAAGATACTTTAAAGGTTCCAGTAAAGATTTATCCATTTGCAGACACTAAGATTGTAGGTTCTGCAAGCATAGTTACCAATAAAGGAGCTTTATTGCATAGGGATACAATCTCTGAAGAGATTGATTTCATTGAAGACTTCTTTAAGGTTGAAGCAAACATTGGAACTGTATGCAAAGGAATGCCTCTTGTAGGTGCTTGTGGTATAGCCAATTCCCAAGGTGTAATGGTTGGGGAAAGTACTACAGGTCCTGAGATGGCTAGAATTGAAGAATCTTTAGGCTTTTTAGACTTTGGTAATTTCTAA
- the pfdA gene encoding prefoldin subunit alpha, giving the protein MEDQQKLQQILSQLEVYKQQSELYKTQIDAVQASLAEIKILESTLDDISGKDTIETLVPLGAGSFINAEIKNEDKVIMSLGSGVAVSKTFAEAKETTAAQKKELEETLDKLFADLQQITDIVAQLSPQAEQLMAKAQAQMGQPLY; this is encoded by the coding sequence ATGGAAGACCAGCAAAAATTACAACAAATTTTAAGTCAACTTGAAGTTTACAAGCAACAATCTGAGTTATATAAGACTCAAATCGATGCTGTTCAAGCTTCACTTGCTGAAATTAAAATCTTAGAATCTACATTAGATGACATTAGTGGTAAAGACACCATAGAAACTTTAGTTCCTCTTGGTGCTGGCTCCTTCATTAATGCAGAGATTAAAAATGAAGATAAAGTTATTATGAGCCTCGGTTCAGGTGTTGCTGTTTCCAAGACTTTTGCAGAAGCTAAGGAAACCACTGCTGCACAGAAAAAAGAGCTTGAAGAGACTTTAGATAAGTTATTTGCAGATCTTCAACAAATAACTGACATTGTAGCTCAGCTATCTCCGCAAGCTGAACAGTTGATGGCTAAAGCTCAAGCGCAAATGGGACAGCCTCTTTATTAG
- a CDS encoding DNA-binding protein: MSELDELRKKRMAELQRQAAMNADPQMAQQQMAQQQMAQQQLAQQQEMEAQLKQAMRQILTPEARGRLDNLRLTKPELVQNIEIQLLQSAQAGSLRGKVTDEQLKVLLKNLMGQKREIHITRR; the protein is encoded by the coding sequence ATGAGTGAACTTGATGAATTACGTAAAAAACGTATGGCTGAACTGCAAAGACAGGCCGCTATGAATGCTGATCCGCAGATGGCTCAACAGCAAATGGCTCAACAGCAGATGGCTCAGCAACAATTAGCTCAACAGCAAGAAATGGAAGCTCAGTTGAAACAAGCTATGAGACAGATCTTAACTCCAGAAGCTCGTGGAAGATTGGATAACTTAAGATTGACCAAGCCTGAGTTAGTACAAAACATTGAGATTCAATTGCTTCAATCAGCTCAAGCAGGTTCTCTTAGAGGCAAAGTAACTGATGAACAACTTAAAGTTTTGCTTAAAAATCTCATGGGTCAAAAAAGGGAAATTCATATTACAAGAAGATAA
- a CDS encoding 50S ribosomal protein L39e, with the protein MSRNKPLAKKLRMAKANKQNRRIPIWAYGKTQRKLRYRPKPRHWRRNDLKV; encoded by the coding sequence ATGAGTAGAAACAAACCATTAGCTAAGAAATTAAGAATGGCTAAAGCTAATAAACAAAACAGAAGAATCCCAATTTGGGCTTATGGTAAGACTCAACGTAAATTAAGATACAGACCTAAGCCTAGACATTGGAGAAGAAATGATCTTAAAGTATAG
- the rpl18a gene encoding 50S ribosomal protein L18Ae gives MITKNYRVKGSFVMGSETQVFTKELRAIKEEDIYEKLYSIFGSKHRIKRNQIKIDSIEEISDDEVEDPIVQAIL, from the coding sequence ATGATAACTAAAAATTATAGAGTTAAAGGTAGCTTCGTAATGGGTAGTGAAACACAAGTTTTCACTAAAGAGTTAAGAGCTATTAAAGAAGAAGACATTTATGAAAAGCTTTATTCTATCTTCGGAAGTAAACATAGAATAAAAAGAAATCAAATCAAAATTGATTCAATTGAAGAAATCAGCGATGACGAAGTGGAAGATCCTATCGTACAAGCGATTCTTTAA
- a CDS encoding ribonuclease P protein component 4 has product MARGKRPKWMIDIAQERMDILFNRAEKEYKKNPERSHRYIELARNISKKYNTKIPQPWNRRYCKKCYKFLVPGHNCAVRLINNEINIYCGECGHVMKIPYIREKKLKRRAKIDSYTFKKRDYE; this is encoded by the coding sequence TTGGCTAGAGGAAAAAGACCAAAATGGATGATTGATATAGCTCAAGAACGTATGGATATTCTTTTTAATCGTGCAGAAAAAGAATATAAGAAGAATCCGGAGAGATCCCATCGTTACATAGAGCTAGCTCGAAACATTTCCAAGAAATACAATACAAAAATTCCCCAGCCATGGAACCGAAGATATTGTAAGAAATGCTACAAGTTCTTGGTTCCCGGTCACAACTGCGCTGTCCGGCTAATTAATAATGAAATTAATATATATTGTGGCGAGTGTGGCCATGTTATGAAAATTCCTTACATCAGGGAAAAAAAGTTAAAAAGGAGAGCTAAAATTGACTCTTACACTTTCAAAAAAAGAGATTATGAATGA
- a CDS encoding YhbY family RNA-binding protein, with protein MNEARSAMTINIGKAGVNDNVIEEIKRQLKSNPIIKLRFAKNVARNKDDLINSIVEGTKSQLIDVRGNVAVIYKKQSH; from the coding sequence ATGAATGAAGCTCGTTCCGCTATGACAATCAATATTGGAAAAGCTGGTGTTAACGATAATGTTATTGAAGAGATTAAACGTCAGTTAAAATCCAATCCTATTATTAAATTACGATTTGCTAAAAATGTAGCAAGAAATAAAGATGATTTAATTAACAGCATTGTTGAAGGCACTAAATCCCAACTCATTGATGTTAGAGGGAATGTTGCTGTTATTTATAAGAAACAATCTCATTAA
- a CDS encoding 50S ribosomal protein L31e translates to MAEELERTYVIPLRKVKNVKRTIRAPRAIREVQNFLMKHMKAEEVKIDASINEFIWERGIQKIPSKVKVIAVKDEEGIVRATLAEN, encoded by the coding sequence ATGGCAGAAGAATTAGAAAGAACTTATGTTATTCCACTTAGAAAAGTTAAAAATGTCAAAAGAACTATAAGAGCTCCTAGAGCTATTAGAGAAGTTCAAAACTTTTTAATGAAACATATGAAAGCTGAAGAAGTAAAAATTGACGCTTCTATAAATGAATTTATTTGGGAAAGAGGAATTCAAAAAATCCCTTCCAAAGTAAAGGTAATTGCAGTAAAAGATGAAGAAGGTATTGTCAGAGCAACTTTAGCAGAAAACTAA
- a CDS encoding DUF7411 family protein, with product MKACVLYSGGKDSSLMGYILNQLGFDVELVTANFGVYDSYIPASKSAESIGLKHRVLNLDISILEKAVDMILEDGFPNEGIKYLHEAVVEEVANHYDLVADGTRRDDKTPKLNRNQIRSLEDRKDVQYMNLDSFGYKTIKYLVGNLFELKHEKSNKDTSSDYEVEIRLLIDQKGGNSSEIFPEHYQTNVVGLK from the coding sequence ATGAAAGCTTGTGTTCTTTATAGCGGTGGCAAAGACAGTTCATTGATGGGATACATCCTCAATCAATTAGGCTTTGACGTTGAACTGGTCACTGCAAATTTTGGTGTTTACGATTCATACATTCCAGCTTCAAAGTCTGCAGAGTCCATTGGATTGAAGCATAGGGTTTTAAACCTGGACATTTCCATCTTGGAAAAGGCTGTAGACATGATTTTAGAAGACGGATTTCCTAATGAGGGAATCAAGTATCTTCATGAGGCTGTTGTTGAGGAAGTGGCAAATCATTATGATTTGGTTGCTGACGGTACAAGAAGGGATGACAAGACCCCTAAACTCAATAGAAATCAAATAAGGAGCTTGGAAGACAGAAAAGATGTCCAATACATGAATTTGGATAGTTTTGGCTATAAGACCATCAAATATCTTGTAGGAAATCTTTTTGAATTGAAGCATGAAAAGAGCAATAAGGATACAAGTTCAGACTATGAGGTTGAAATTCGATTGCTGATTGACCAAAAAGGTGGAAATTCATCTGAAATATTCCCAGAACATTATCAGACTAATGTGGTCGGATTAAAATAA
- a CDS encoding 30S ribosomal protein S19e, translating to MTTVFDVPAELLINTVADEFKDNNDKIVAPEWTKLVKTGVHKERKPENIDWWYVRCASILRRVYIDGPVGVRSLRTFYGGKKDRGVNPEKFRKGSGSIVRVALHQLEDAGYVEKVDAGRIITPQGRSFLDNTSAELIKDIPELSKY from the coding sequence GTGACAACTGTATTTGATGTTCCTGCAGAGTTATTGATTAATACTGTTGCAGATGAATTTAAAGATAATAATGATAAAATCGTTGCCCCTGAATGGACAAAACTTGTTAAAACTGGTGTTCACAAAGAAAGAAAACCAGAAAACATCGACTGGTGGTATGTAAGATGCGCTTCTATTTTAAGAAGAGTCTATATTGACGGACCAGTTGGAGTAAGAAGTTTAAGAACCTTCTATGGCGGTAAAAAAGATAGAGGCGTAAACCCTGAAAAATTCAGAAAAGGTAGTGGATCTATTGTTAGAGTAGCTCTACACCAATTAGAAGATGCAGGATACGTAGAAAAAGTCGATGCTGGAAGAATTATTACTCCGCAAGGTAGATCTTTCTTAGATAATACTTCTGCTGAATTAATTAAAGACATTCCAGAACTTTCAAAATATTAA
- a CDS encoding adenylate kinase family protein has translation MSISDKIEENKVIFISGTPCTGKTTIATKLNDFLTNNGFNSYFIKINDFAIENDLVLGKDPDKLYTVIDIGRLDEVLNKEINNFLDENSSDDSKIVVVEGHLSHLCNGADKMIILRLNPEKLLKRLEERKYSENKIHENLEAEALAVCSAEAYDLYDDKASEIDTTNKSVDETLELVLKIITGELESPVGSVDFMDWFLL, from the coding sequence GTAATATTCATATCAGGAACTCCATGTACTGGTAAAACTACAATTGCAACTAAACTAAATGATTTCTTAACCAACAATGGATTCAATTCTTATTTTATAAAAATAAATGATTTTGCCATTGAAAATGATTTGGTTTTAGGCAAGGACCCAGACAAATTGTATACAGTTATAGACATTGGCAGACTTGATGAAGTCTTAAATAAGGAGATTAATAATTTTCTTGATGAAAACTCTTCAGATGATTCTAAAATAGTTGTTGTTGAAGGACATCTGTCCCATTTGTGCAATGGTGCAGATAAGATGATAATTCTTCGATTAAATCCAGAAAAACTCCTCAAAAGACTTGAAGAGCGAAAGTATAGTGAAAACAAAATTCATGAAAATCTTGAAGCAGAGGCTTTGGCTGTCTGTTCTGCAGAAGCTTATGACTTATATGATGATAAGGCCAGTGAAATAGACACTACAAATAAATCTGTTGATGAGACTCTTGAGCTTGTTCTTAAAATCATTACTGGTGAACTAGAATCTCCTGTAGGCTCTGTTGATTTTATGGATTGGTTTTTATTATAA